A region of the Leeuwenhoekiella sp. MAR_2009_132 genome:
GCTCAGGGAATTCGAGAAATTGTTCTTACCGGTGTGAATATAGGCGATTATGGTAAGGGTGAGTTTGGGAATAAAAAACACGAACATACCTTTTTAGATCTGGTAAAAGCATTAGACAAAGTAGATGGTATTGAGCGTTTACGCATATCTAGTATAGAGCCTAATCTTTTGAAAAATGAGACGATAAAGCTGGTTTCACAATCCCGTGCATTTGTACCTCATTTTCACATACCCTTGCAAAGTGGTAATAATGAACTTTTAGGTAAAATGAGCAGAAGGTATAAGCGTGAACTTTACGTAGATCGTGTTGCCGAAATTAAAAAATTAATGCCAAATGCTTGCATAGGTGTCGATGTGATTGTTGGCTTTCCCGGTGAGACAGATGAGCATTTTCTAGATACCTATACGTTTTTAAACGAGCTTGATATTTCCTATCTACACGTTTTTACATATTCTGAGCGAGATAACACCAAGGCTGCAGAAATGAGCGGTGCAGTGTCTTTAAAAGTGCGTAAAAAACGGAGTAAAATGTTAAGAGGTCTTTCTGCTAAAAAGCGAAGAGCCTTTTATGAATCGCAGCTTAATACTACTCATAAGGTTTTATTTGAAGGAGAAAACAAACACGGTTATATTAATGGTTTTACTGAAAATTATGTAAAAGTGAAAGCGCCGTGGGATCCTGCATTAGTAAACACCATACATCAAATAGAACTTACTGAAATAGATGAAGACGGATTGGTACGGTTTACCTATCAAAATGAAGATCTATTAACAGCATAAAAAAACCTGCTGTTGAAGCAGGTCTTTAATTTTAATGTCTCAGGGATTAAATGTTAATCCCCACCGGAAGTAATTTTTTATATTTTCTTCGGTTAGATCTCATAAATTTTGCGATCTCAGGACTTGTAGGGACTAAACTAATATTGCGATCTTCAACTTCTTTAAAGACAGTTACGATAAAGTCATTCATTTTATCTTCAGTTCCTTCGGGCATATTAATCTTTGTAAGAAATATTTTTCGATCTTGAAGTGAATATTCAATCTTTGCCATTTTGCCATCAAAGGTTGCTTCAAATTGTCTTAAAAACTCGTTGTCTGTTAATTCAATCGCTGTCATTACATCCATATAAAATTTGTTTTAAGAAATTACGTTTACTCAAGAAAAGAATTTGGGGTATAATGCGAAAAAATATATTTATGTTAACACATTGTTACAAATATACAAAAAAAATGTAGATTTTTTGAAGTTTAATTGTTAAAGCATTAATACTAAGGCGTATGATTCATATCTATTTAATGCCCGGGATGGCAGCAAACCCCAGCATTTTTGAATATATAAAATTACCAGAAAGTGATTATAAATTACATCCACTTACCTGGAAAATTCCTAATGTTAATGACAGTCTTGAAGACTATGCTAAAAAAATGCTTTTAGAAGTAAGGGAGAAAAATCCTGTATTTATAGGTGTGAGTTTTGGTGGTGTTGTGGTTCAGGAAATGGCGAAGTATATCAAGTATAAAAAAGTAATTATTATAAGTAGTGTAAAAAGTAAGACTGAATTACCCAGACGTATGCGATTTTCAAGAGCATTAGGCTTATATCATCTTGCTCCGTTTAAATTAGTACGCAACATAGATACACTTTCTAATTATGCTGTTGGAGATCGTTTAAAGCATAAAGTTGCATTGTACAAGAAGTACTTAT
Encoded here:
- a CDS encoding GNAT family N-acetyltransferase, with protein sequence MDVMTAIELTDNEFLRQFEATFDGKMAKIEYSLQDRKIFLTKINMPEGTEDKMNDFIVTVFKEVEDRNISLVPTSPEIAKFMRSNRRKYKKLLPVGINI
- a CDS encoding alpha/beta hydrolase, with protein sequence MIHIYLMPGMAANPSIFEYIKLPESDYKLHPLTWKIPNVNDSLEDYAKKMLLEVREKNPVFIGVSFGGVVVQEMAKYIKYKKVIIISSVKSKTELPRRMRFSRALGLYHLAPFKLVRNIDTLSNYAVGDRLKHKVALYKKYLSITNPIYLNWALKQMLCWEQTEFLEDLVHIHGTEDPVFPYKYIDKCIPVKGGTHVMIISKCKWFNKNLPKIIGN
- the mtaB gene encoding tRNA (N(6)-L-threonylcarbamoyladenosine(37)-C(2))-methylthiotransferase MtaB, with the translated sequence MNEAGKKVAFYTLGCKLNFSETATISRSFKSEGFNRVDFSEAADIYVINTCSVTENADKRFKSIVKQAQKTNPDAFVAAVGCYAQLKPEELADVDGVDLVLGATEKFKITDYLNDLSKNDMGEVHSCEIEDANFYVGSYSVGDRTRAFLKVQDGCDYKCTYCTIPLARGISRSDTLANVIANAKEIAAQGIREIVLTGVNIGDYGKGEFGNKKHEHTFLDLVKALDKVDGIERLRISSIEPNLLKNETIKLVSQSRAFVPHFHIPLQSGNNELLGKMSRRYKRELYVDRVAEIKKLMPNACIGVDVIVGFPGETDEHFLDTYTFLNELDISYLHVFTYSERDNTKAAEMSGAVSLKVRKKRSKMLRGLSAKKRRAFYESQLNTTHKVLFEGENKHGYINGFTENYVKVKAPWDPALVNTIHQIELTEIDEDGLVRFTYQNEDLLTA